The Hemibagrus wyckioides isolate EC202008001 linkage group LG12, SWU_Hwy_1.0, whole genome shotgun sequence genome includes a window with the following:
- the si:dkey-14o18.2 gene encoding neuronal pentraxin-1 — MDKDTNIIIWSFPLVFSLNWQRGRMFRGMCPINSLLILSVLSSVGLGNVPGVEYDWGAQPKLVCMPLPADTDPSCFPPDGVTHGPSINGHNNGHANSHSNGHGKGHFVGGLPNSPTGGSSRRGISDEAKATILHLRESLVRQKETILDQRETIRELTAKLTLCEGFGRGASGHHNEDHHGHHGSHHSSHHYDSEHHSDPHYPLNGYHNDHHRGKPPFLGKHAFSPEQAGKTLQALKERLENLQARNSSSTYSSSLKDLLQRKINALEEQLHRHYDGHHDYGNHESHPGQGHRDNHHDDHHGDHHDNVDHDNNRRYGHHYSHYYGHHYDQLGTHHSDSDDHHDDHHNNHNDDHHDDHHDSHQNEHHDDHHSDPHDSGHHSNSDHGHQRRSPLKSTASRARGAYSKLDSVLGHLYHRSPETGNQKRPKNPDSFQIGFPMHTNYMYGRIKRTLLNEIFALTVCLWLKGGSGPGIGTPFSYSVPGQANELVLIEWANSPIELLVNDKAVTLPLSLQDSKWHHICVTWSTRDGVWEAYQNGVKRGSGENLSPWHPIKPGGVFILGQEQDTLGGRFDATQSFVGEMSDLQVWSRVLNSQEIDNQASCSSHLTGDVITWSESIVELHGGVTKYPFDPCH, encoded by the exons ATGGATAAGGACACAAATATAATCATTTGGTCTTTTCCATTGGTATTCTCACTCAACTGGCAAAGGGGTCGGATGTTTCGAGGAATGTGTCCAATCAATTCACTACTAATTCTTTCTGTACTATCCTCAGTCGGACTTGGCAATGTACCAGGAGTAGAATATGATTGGGGAGCTCAACCCAAATTAGTATGCATGCCCTTACCTGCAGACACTGATCCAAGCTGTTTTCCCCCAGATGGGGTTACTCATGGCCCTAGCATTAATGGACATAACAATGGTCATGCCAATAGCCACAGCAATGGACATGGGAAGGGACATTTTGTTGGTGGCTTGCCTAACAGTCCTACTGGTGGCAGTAGTCGGCGAGGCATATCTGATGAAGCAAAAGCTACAATTCTGCACTTGAGGGAGAGCCTAGTGCGTCAGAAGGAGACCATTCTGGATCAGAGGGAAACTATACGAGAGCTGACTGCAAAGCTGACGCTCTGTGAGGGCTTTGGGAGGGGGGCAAGTGGGCACCACAATGAAGACCATCATGGACATCATGGCTCTCATCACTCTTCACATCACTATGACAGTGAACATCATTCTGATCCACACTATCCTCTCAATGGGTACCACAATGACCATCACAGAGGGAAGCCACCATTTCTGGGGAAACATGCATTTTCCCCAGAGCAGGCAGGGAAGACCTTACAGGCTCTGAAAGAAAGGCTGGAAAATTTACAG GCAAGGAATTCATCTAGCACATATTCTAGCTCACTGAAAGACCTTCTGCAGCGCAAAATCAACGCACTTGAAGAACAGCTCCACCGTCACTATGACGGTCACCATGACTATGGCAACCACGAATCCCACCCTGGCCAAGGCCACCGTGATAATCACCATGATGACCACCATGGAGATCACCATGATAATGTGGACCACGATAACAACCGCCGCTACGGTCATCATTACAGTCACTATTATGGCCATCACTACGATCAACTCGGCACACACCACAGTGATAGTGATGATCACCACGATGACCATCATAACAATCACAATGATGACCATCACGATGACCACCATGACAGCCACCAGAATGAACACCATGATGACCATCATTCTGACCCCCATGACAGTGGTCACCACAGCAACAGTGATCATGGACACCAGCGTCGTAGCCCTCTTAAGTCCACAGCATCTAGAGCACGTGGTGCCTACAGTAAGCTGGATTCGGTGCTGGGCCATCTGTATCACAGGTCTCCAGAAACAG GGAATCAAAAGCGACCTAAGAATCCTGATAGTTTTCAGATTGGGTTTCCCATGCACACTAACTACATGTATGGCCGGATAAAACGCACTCTTCTCAATGAAATCTTTGCCCTAACTGTCTGCCTCTGGCTAAAGGGGGGTTCAGGGCCAGGAATAGGCACCCCTTTCTCTTACTCTGTTCCTGGCCAGGCTAACGAGCTTGTCTTGATTGAATGGGCCAACAGTCCAATAGAATTATTGGTAAATGACAAA GCTGTAACTCTTCCTCTATCACTGCAAGACAGTAAGTGGCACCATATTTGCGTGACCTGGTCCACACGGGATGGTGTATGGGAGGCCTATCAGAATGGAGTGAAAAGGGGCTCTGGGGAAAATCTGTCTCCATGGCATCCCATAAAACCAGGAGGAGTCTTTATACTGGGACAGGAGCAG GATACTCTCGGTGGCCGGTTTGATGCGACACAATCATTTGTTGGAGAAATGTCCGACCTGCAGGTATGGTCAAGAGTCCTTAACTCTCAAGAGATTGACAACCAAGCGTCCTGTTCCAGTCACCTCACTGGAGATGTTATCACTTGGAGTGAGTCTATTGTGGAACTTCATGGAGGAGTTACCAAATATCCATTTGACCCATGTCACTGA